In Alphaproteobacteria bacterium, a single genomic region encodes these proteins:
- a CDS encoding D-2-hydroxyacid dehydrogenase: MAGTRKIVPGKPGAKKSRVKGGTSARSKAGTSKTGASKTARPQIRTRQDRPLRVHVEHDPATDESQLVTEARFREGAKRFPGVLSGLKVSYGFDPAKFDAGVADADVLVAVGYFDISNLRARAPRLQWVQSTSAGVEKLAPYIPSGVTLTNASGVHAPRGGEYGMTAILMLNSRVPAFVTNQKAARWTQIYTTPVAGKTVIVLGTGSIGGETARLAKRFGMRVLGVSRSGRPHRHFDRTFTPKQLRKVLPEADFVVVTLPHTPETRGMLGRAELDLLPRHAGIANVGRARVVDYDALVEKLRNAELSGAVLDVFYEEPLPPNSPMWSVPNLIVSPHCAVDDESVYVARCLDIFFDNLKRFRAGRALRNVVDTELGY, from the coding sequence ATGGCGGGCACTCGCAAAATCGTACCCGGCAAGCCGGGCGCAAAAAAGAGCCGGGTCAAAGGTGGCACTTCTGCCCGGTCCAAGGCCGGGACGTCCAAGACTGGGGCGTCCAAGACCGCCCGGCCGCAAATTCGCACGCGTCAGGATCGGCCGCTCCGCGTGCATGTGGAACACGATCCCGCGACCGACGAATCCCAGCTTGTCACCGAGGCGCGCTTTCGTGAAGGGGCGAAGCGCTTTCCGGGCGTCTTGTCGGGCCTCAAGGTGAGCTATGGGTTCGACCCCGCGAAATTCGACGCGGGCGTTGCGGACGCCGACGTGCTCGTGGCAGTCGGCTATTTCGACATTTCGAACTTGCGCGCTCGCGCCCCCAGGCTCCAATGGGTCCAGTCGACGAGTGCCGGGGTCGAGAAATTGGCTCCGTATATACCGTCGGGCGTTACCCTGACGAACGCGAGCGGCGTGCATGCGCCGCGGGGCGGGGAATACGGCATGACCGCGATCCTCATGCTCAACAGCCGCGTGCCTGCCTTCGTCACGAACCAGAAGGCCGCCCGTTGGACGCAGATTTACACGACGCCCGTCGCGGGCAAGACCGTCATCGTTTTGGGCACGGGCAGCATCGGGGGGGAGACGGCGCGGCTTGCCAAGCGCTTCGGCATGCGCGTCCTTGGCGTCAGCCGCTCCGGCCGACCGCACCGCCACTTCGACCGCACCTTCACGCCGAAGCAACTGCGGAAAGTCCTGCCTGAGGCCGATTTCGTGGTCGTCACGTTGCCCCACACGCCCGAGACGCGCGGCATGCTGGGACGCGCCGAACTCGACCTCCTGCCGCGCCACGCCGGCATCGCGAACGTCGGCCGTGCGCGCGTGGTCGACTACGATGCGCTGGTCGAGAAGTTGCGCAACGCAGAGCTTTCCGGTGCTGTCCTCGACGTTTTCTACGAAGAGCCGCTGCCGCCCAACTCACCGATGTGGTCGGTTCCGAACCTGATCGTCAGTCCCCATTGCGCGGTCGACGACGAGAGCGTCTATGTCGCCCGTTGCCTCGATATCTTCTTCGACAATCTGAAGCGGTTCCGCGCAGGGCGAGCGCTGCGGAACGTGGTCGACACCGAGCTCGGCTATTAG
- a CDS encoding RidA family protein produces MPKEVLTPDNLAFQPRPSYPYSPGTKAGGFIFTAGQVAWDAAGKVVGVGDIHAQTRQTLSNVLSVLAKGGAKPQDVLKCTVYLSDKRYFQDMNEEFRKVFPTDPPSRTTVEARLADPEMLVEIEAIAFVG; encoded by the coding sequence ATGCCAAAGGAAGTGCTGACGCCAGACAATCTCGCCTTCCAGCCGCGGCCGAGCTATCCCTATTCGCCCGGCACGAAAGCGGGCGGCTTCATTTTCACCGCGGGACAAGTCGCCTGGGACGCCGCTGGGAAAGTCGTTGGCGTGGGCGACATCCACGCCCAAACCCGGCAGACACTGAGTAACGTCCTCTCGGTTCTTGCGAAGGGCGGGGCGAAGCCGCAAGACGTTCTCAAATGCACGGTCTACCTTTCGGACAAGCGTTATTTCCAGGACATGAACGAGGAATTTCGCAAGGTGTTCCCGACCGACCCGCCGTCGCGGACGACGGTGGAGGCAAGGCTGGCCGATCCCGAAATGCTCGTCGAGATCGAGGCCATCGCGTTTGTGGGCTAG